In Nicotiana tabacum cultivar K326 chromosome 19, ASM71507v2, whole genome shotgun sequence, one DNA window encodes the following:
- the LOC107783727 gene encoding myosin-binding protein 1-like isoform X2, producing the protein MDVKETFSKRKTKGPFSITAALTTAFLEWLLLIFLFMDGAFAYLVTKFAQYCQLQVPCLLCSRLDHVLGKEKAGFYWDLICPNHKLKISSLVLCHSHDNLVDVHGMCESCLFSFATVNKSNAETYRLLVGKLGADPHIADEDPLLEEQTSSSSGIRKCYCCREECVSRGYAQNLFKISSSCADAAQLDAPLSETKEIGNEPSVSVLDPLPHLEYKKVKVSSDSESEAAHSDGDSSRCLLRATDYSINDSSDRCLHPEPQIFTFTDDLATEKLIHSASVPEPSLLDAKIDFRCRDFPFNMISAAAVEHGLEEINWQKAEQKTDASAPAELITFDEATPLSIVNENLVDVARETSAEMVSQVVKDCGGVSQARSDEVLKTEAELHSKPETNETSLQTAGSFDLGDAYKLAVGNRSRQLSGKFLEQMSFKDSTRMSEDLKVLLTQLSSPRVTDTTLSEMSPRVSVNGEEIRTYEASHFIGMQILHKRISLERNESGLSLEGSAVSEIEGESVSDRLKRQVEYDRKLMAALYKELEEERNASSVAANQAMAMITRVQEEKAALNMEALQCLRVLEEQAEYDNEALQKANDLLVQKEKEIQDLEAELELYKKKLGNMALFDDALEASYDSNKAKQADTICSEGSSSFPDVNADIPTRKYGMSSREENIDKRSLILDFESERQQIMVCLNKLEERLYLFSKHEASQQSANVNSEFSTEEWVEVGNPKDLDNREIFRNNGEIEENVRLDPTADTSPSGEEVSTCKFPDESKSWLCADGDSELETLKSELSVLSSRLKALETEHCFLEHSINSLRNGDEGHRFIEEIAGHLRQLHFVWDRTHDDLARK; encoded by the exons ATGGATGTGAAGGAGACTTTTAGTAAAAGAAAAACTAAAGGTCCTTTTAGTATAACAGCAGCTTTAACTACAGCATTTCTTGAATGGTTGCTCTTGATTTTTCTGTTTATGGATGGTGCTTTCGCCTACTTAGTGACAAAGTTTGCTCAGTATTGCCAATTGCAAGTTCCATGTTTGCTTTGCTCGAGGCTGGATCATGTGCTTGGCAAGGAAAAGGCTGGGTTTTACTGGGATTTAATATGCCCCAATCATAAGTTGAAGATATCATCATTAGTTCTTTGTCATTCTCATGATAACCTTGTTGATGTTCATGGGATGTGTGAGAGTTGCCTTTTCTCATTTGCTACAGTAAATAAGTCGAATGCTGAAACCTATAGATTGCTAGTTGGAAAACTCGGGGCAGATCCTCACATTGCTGATGAGGATCCTTTACTCGAGGAACAAACCAGTAGTTCCTCAGGGATAAGAAAATGTTATTGTTGTAGAGAGGAATGTGTTTCCAGAGGATATGCCCAAAACTTGTTCAAGATATCGTCTTCATGCGCTGATGCTGCTCAACTTGATGCACCTTTATCTGAAACTAAGGAGATCGGAAATGAGCCATCTGTTTCAGTCCTTGACCCTTTGCCTCATTTGGAGTACAAAAAGGTTAAGGTTAGCTCTGATTCTGAATCAGAAGCTGCACATTCAGATGGTGATAGTTCTAGGTGTCTACTCCGTGCAACGGACTATTCTATAAATGATTCTTCAGATAGATGTTTGCATCCGGAACCTCAGATTTTTACTTTCACTGATGACCTTGCTACTGAGAAACTTATACATTCAGCTTCAGTGCCCGAACCATCACTTCTAGATGCAAAAATTGATTTCAGATGTAgagattttccttttaatatgATATCTGCTGCAGCTGTTGAGCATGGATTAGAGGAAATTAACTGGCAGAAAGCTGAACAGAAGACTGATGCATCTGCCCCAGCTGAGCTTATAACTTTCGATGAAGCCACCCCCTTGTCCATTGTCAACGAAAATCTTGTTGATGTAGCTCGAGAGACCT CTGCGGAGATGGTCAGCCAAGTTGTCAAAGATTGTGGGGGAGTCTCTCAGGCAAGAAGTGATGAGGTCCTGAAGACCGAAGCAGAATTGCATTCTAAACCAGAGACAAATGAGACTAGTTTACAAACAGCTGGTTCGTTTGATCTAGGTGATGCTTATAAGCTGGCTGTTGGCAATAGATCAAGGCAATTATCTGGAAAGTTTTTGGAGCAGATGTCATTCAAGGATTCTACACGAATGAGTGAAGATCTGAAGGTCTTACTTACGCAACTGTCTTCTCCTCGTGTTACCGATACTACATTGAGTGAGATGAGTCCTCGGGTGTCTGTAAATGGTGAGGAAATTAGAACTTATGAAGCTTCTCACTTTATTGGAATGCAGATACTTCATAAAAGGATCTCGCTTGAGAGAAATGAATCTGGTTTATCTCTGGAAGGAAGCGCTGTGAGTGAAATTGAAGGTGAGAGTGTGTCTGATCGTTTAAAACGACAGGTGGAGTATGATAGAAAACTTATGGCTGCTCTCTATAAGGAGTTGGAGGAAGAGAGAAATGCATCCTCAGTTGCTGCAAATCAGGCAATGGCAATGATTACACGAGTACAAGAGGAGAAGGCAGCACTGAACATGGAAGCCCTGCAATGCTTAAGAGTGTTGGAAGAACAAGCTGAATATGACAATGAAGCACTGCAGAAAGCAAATGATCTTCTTGTACAGAAGGAGAAAGAGATTCAAGATTTAGAAGCTGAACTTGAACTTTACAAGAAAAAACTTGGGAACATGGCTCTCTTTGATGATGCACTTGAGGCAAGTTATGATTCAAATAAAGCTAAGCAAGCTGATACAATCTGCAGTGAAGGCAGTTCATCTTTTCCTGACGTGAATGCTGATATACCCACCAGAAAATATGGAATGTCCTCTAGAGAGGAGAACATAGATAAGAGGAGTCTGatacttgattttgaaagtgaaagaCAGCAAATTATGGTTTGTTTGAACAAATTGGAAGAAAGGCTCTATTTGTTCTCTAAGCATGAGGCTAGTCAACAGTCTGCTAATGTGAACAGCGAGTTTTCAACAGAAGAATGGGTTGAAGTGGGTAATCCGAAAGATTTGGACAAtagggaaatttttagaaataatgGTGAAATAGAGGAAAATGTGCGCCTAGATCCAACCGCTGACACAAGCCCTTCTGGTGAAGAAGTATCTACTTGCAAGTTTCCAGATGAGAGCAAATCTTGGCTGTGCGCTGATGGAGATTCTGAGTTAGAGACATTGAAAAGTGAGTTATCAGTTTTGAGCAGCAGGCTGAAAGCACTTGAAACAGAACACTGCTTTCTTGAGCATTCCATCAACTCACTGAGGAATGGAGATGAGGGGCATCGATTCATTGAGGAGATAGCTGGTCACTTGCGACAGTTGCATTTTGTTTGGGACAGAACACATGATGATCTTGCACGTAAATAA
- the LOC107783727 gene encoding myosin-binding protein 1-like isoform X1 translates to MDVKETFSKRKTKGPFSITAALTTAFLEWLLLIFLFMDGAFAYLVTKFAQYCQLQVPCLLCSRLDHVLGKEKAGFYWDLICPNHKLKISSLVLCHSHDNLVDVHGMCESCLFSFATVNKSNAETYRLLVGKLGADPHIADEDPLLEEQTSSSSGIRKCYCCREECVSRGYAQNLFKISSSCADAAQLDAPLSETKEIGNEPSVSVLDPLPHLEYKKVKVSSDSESEAAHSDGDSSRCLLRATDYSINDSSDRCLHPEPQIFTFTDDLATEKLIHSASVPEPSLLDAKIDFRCRDFPFNMISAAAVEHGLEEINWQKAEQKTDASAPAELITFDEATPLSIVNENLVDVARETSAAEMVSQVVKDCGGVSQARSDEVLKTEAELHSKPETNETSLQTAGSFDLGDAYKLAVGNRSRQLSGKFLEQMSFKDSTRMSEDLKVLLTQLSSPRVTDTTLSEMSPRVSVNGEEIRTYEASHFIGMQILHKRISLERNESGLSLEGSAVSEIEGESVSDRLKRQVEYDRKLMAALYKELEEERNASSVAANQAMAMITRVQEEKAALNMEALQCLRVLEEQAEYDNEALQKANDLLVQKEKEIQDLEAELELYKKKLGNMALFDDALEASYDSNKAKQADTICSEGSSSFPDVNADIPTRKYGMSSREENIDKRSLILDFESERQQIMVCLNKLEERLYLFSKHEASQQSANVNSEFSTEEWVEVGNPKDLDNREIFRNNGEIEENVRLDPTADTSPSGEEVSTCKFPDESKSWLCADGDSELETLKSELSVLSSRLKALETEHCFLEHSINSLRNGDEGHRFIEEIAGHLRQLHFVWDRTHDDLARK, encoded by the exons ATGGATGTGAAGGAGACTTTTAGTAAAAGAAAAACTAAAGGTCCTTTTAGTATAACAGCAGCTTTAACTACAGCATTTCTTGAATGGTTGCTCTTGATTTTTCTGTTTATGGATGGTGCTTTCGCCTACTTAGTGACAAAGTTTGCTCAGTATTGCCAATTGCAAGTTCCATGTTTGCTTTGCTCGAGGCTGGATCATGTGCTTGGCAAGGAAAAGGCTGGGTTTTACTGGGATTTAATATGCCCCAATCATAAGTTGAAGATATCATCATTAGTTCTTTGTCATTCTCATGATAACCTTGTTGATGTTCATGGGATGTGTGAGAGTTGCCTTTTCTCATTTGCTACAGTAAATAAGTCGAATGCTGAAACCTATAGATTGCTAGTTGGAAAACTCGGGGCAGATCCTCACATTGCTGATGAGGATCCTTTACTCGAGGAACAAACCAGTAGTTCCTCAGGGATAAGAAAATGTTATTGTTGTAGAGAGGAATGTGTTTCCAGAGGATATGCCCAAAACTTGTTCAAGATATCGTCTTCATGCGCTGATGCTGCTCAACTTGATGCACCTTTATCTGAAACTAAGGAGATCGGAAATGAGCCATCTGTTTCAGTCCTTGACCCTTTGCCTCATTTGGAGTACAAAAAGGTTAAGGTTAGCTCTGATTCTGAATCAGAAGCTGCACATTCAGATGGTGATAGTTCTAGGTGTCTACTCCGTGCAACGGACTATTCTATAAATGATTCTTCAGATAGATGTTTGCATCCGGAACCTCAGATTTTTACTTTCACTGATGACCTTGCTACTGAGAAACTTATACATTCAGCTTCAGTGCCCGAACCATCACTTCTAGATGCAAAAATTGATTTCAGATGTAgagattttccttttaatatgATATCTGCTGCAGCTGTTGAGCATGGATTAGAGGAAATTAACTGGCAGAAAGCTGAACAGAAGACTGATGCATCTGCCCCAGCTGAGCTTATAACTTTCGATGAAGCCACCCCCTTGTCCATTGTCAACGAAAATCTTGTTGATGTAGCTCGAGAGACCT CAGCTGCGGAGATGGTCAGCCAAGTTGTCAAAGATTGTGGGGGAGTCTCTCAGGCAAGAAGTGATGAGGTCCTGAAGACCGAAGCAGAATTGCATTCTAAACCAGAGACAAATGAGACTAGTTTACAAACAGCTGGTTCGTTTGATCTAGGTGATGCTTATAAGCTGGCTGTTGGCAATAGATCAAGGCAATTATCTGGAAAGTTTTTGGAGCAGATGTCATTCAAGGATTCTACACGAATGAGTGAAGATCTGAAGGTCTTACTTACGCAACTGTCTTCTCCTCGTGTTACCGATACTACATTGAGTGAGATGAGTCCTCGGGTGTCTGTAAATGGTGAGGAAATTAGAACTTATGAAGCTTCTCACTTTATTGGAATGCAGATACTTCATAAAAGGATCTCGCTTGAGAGAAATGAATCTGGTTTATCTCTGGAAGGAAGCGCTGTGAGTGAAATTGAAGGTGAGAGTGTGTCTGATCGTTTAAAACGACAGGTGGAGTATGATAGAAAACTTATGGCTGCTCTCTATAAGGAGTTGGAGGAAGAGAGAAATGCATCCTCAGTTGCTGCAAATCAGGCAATGGCAATGATTACACGAGTACAAGAGGAGAAGGCAGCACTGAACATGGAAGCCCTGCAATGCTTAAGAGTGTTGGAAGAACAAGCTGAATATGACAATGAAGCACTGCAGAAAGCAAATGATCTTCTTGTACAGAAGGAGAAAGAGATTCAAGATTTAGAAGCTGAACTTGAACTTTACAAGAAAAAACTTGGGAACATGGCTCTCTTTGATGATGCACTTGAGGCAAGTTATGATTCAAATAAAGCTAAGCAAGCTGATACAATCTGCAGTGAAGGCAGTTCATCTTTTCCTGACGTGAATGCTGATATACCCACCAGAAAATATGGAATGTCCTCTAGAGAGGAGAACATAGATAAGAGGAGTCTGatacttgattttgaaagtgaaagaCAGCAAATTATGGTTTGTTTGAACAAATTGGAAGAAAGGCTCTATTTGTTCTCTAAGCATGAGGCTAGTCAACAGTCTGCTAATGTGAACAGCGAGTTTTCAACAGAAGAATGGGTTGAAGTGGGTAATCCGAAAGATTTGGACAAtagggaaatttttagaaataatgGTGAAATAGAGGAAAATGTGCGCCTAGATCCAACCGCTGACACAAGCCCTTCTGGTGAAGAAGTATCTACTTGCAAGTTTCCAGATGAGAGCAAATCTTGGCTGTGCGCTGATGGAGATTCTGAGTTAGAGACATTGAAAAGTGAGTTATCAGTTTTGAGCAGCAGGCTGAAAGCACTTGAAACAGAACACTGCTTTCTTGAGCATTCCATCAACTCACTGAGGAATGGAGATGAGGGGCATCGATTCATTGAGGAGATAGCTGGTCACTTGCGACAGTTGCATTTTGTTTGGGACAGAACACATGATGATCTTGCACGTAAATAA